Proteins encoded together in one Quercus lobata isolate SW786 chromosome 3, ValleyOak3.0 Primary Assembly, whole genome shotgun sequence window:
- the LOC115980138 gene encoding uncharacterized protein LOC115980138, whose protein sequence is MSAASSSTDSLNKAIDEYCEDTSERSNSSSASDESGGSTDENYSSGAPGLPIEVVQEQLRRASGSQAGSPSNPTDEVETVFSCAVGVHSKTDEQRLNSLKSWYQIPDEFNPRLPVRGEWCCEPRFGIGVYESYFLGGLRFPLNAFDRELLVKLGLGVCQFNPNAWRLIISMQILWREVFGGDRPLTVDEFLYCYKPSAISQSEGFYQFTARGNDCRLIKSLASSDRKWKTEFIFVSGFWAGNPVDVGRDPFPPYTGELGNLRPEAAKRPSLSKFHRDRVHRARLHTDRSFRSLVTLRRLAKWGLGPEPSDEAIAHEVTVRKRMSTMKENRGKEIAGEGKRPEGQAQDRPEGQTRPTVGDKRKFLPKNIDLEGLPSRRDKRVKSGSSKVVKSKPPQSQPAVQIVDVDSSTPVESTPSKTPPRTPLAKSTTPGSSQWLSRTKI, encoded by the exons ATGTCCGCTGCCTCCTCGTCTACTGATAGCCTTAATAAGGCCATAGACGAGTACTGTGAGGATACTAGTGAGAGGTCTAACTCTAGCAGTGCTAGTGATGAGAGTGGAGGAAGCACGGACGAGAACTACTCTTCTGGGGCCCCTGGGCTCCCTATTGAGGTCGTCCAAGAACAGCTTAGGAGAGCTTCTGGCTCTCAAGCTGGTTCTCCGTCCAATCCTACGGACGAGGTAGAAACCGTCTTCAGCTGCGCTGTAGGCGTCCATTCTAAGACGGACGAACAGAGGTTAAATAGCCTTAAATCCTGGTATCAAATCCCAGACGAGTTTAACCCTAGGCTGCCCGTCCGTGGAGAGTGGTGTTGTGAGCCCCGTTTTGGTATAGGCGTCTATGAATCTTACTTTTTaggtggccttaggtttcctttaaatgcCTTCGATAGAGAGTTATTAGTTAAGTTAGGTTTAGGtgtttgtcaattcaatcctaacgCATGGAGACTAATTatctccatgcaaattttgtggagggaagtttttggtggggaccgtcctcttacagtggacgagttcctttattgttataaaccttCTGCCATAAGTCAATCTGAAGGTTTTTATCAGTTTACTGCTAGAGGGAATGATTGTAGGTTGATCAAGTCCCTAGCTTCGTCTGATAGGAAATGGAAGACGGAGTTCATTTTCGTTTCAGGCTTCTGGGCAGGGAACCCTGTGGACGTTGGCAGGGATCCCTTTCCCCCTTACACTGGGGAACTAGGGAACCTTCGTCCAGAAG CTGCCAAACGTCCGTCCCTGAGTAAATTCCATCGTGACCGCGTCCATAGAGCTCGTCTACATACAGACAGGAGCTTTCGTTCTCTTGTCACGCTAAGACGCTTAGCCAAGTGGGGTTTAGGTCCTGAGCCTTCAGACGAAGCTATCGCCCACGAAGTTACTGTGCGAAAAA gaatgtcaacaatgaaagagaaTAGAGGGAAGGAGATTGCAGGAGAGGGGAAACGTCCTGAGGGTCAAGCCCAAGATCGTCCTGAGGGTCAGACTCGTCCAACGGTTGGGGACAAAAGGAAGTTCTTGCCAAAAAATATTGACTTGGAAGGGCTCCCCAGTCGTAGGGACAAAAGGGTCAAGTCAGGCTCGTCCAAGGTGGTCAAGTCCAAACCTCCCCAGTCCCAGCCTGCCGTCCAGATAGTTGATGTGGACTCGTCCACTCCAGTGGAGTCCACGCCGTCCAAGACTCCACCCAGAACTCCTTTGGCCAAGTCTACCACGCCTGGCTCGTCCCA ATGGCTGTCAAGGACGAAGATATAA
- the LOC115980139 gene encoding uncharacterized protein LOC115980139 — MGLKEFEHSGVHDLFKAMSKFIAASRQATELDKTRVLLETRIQQVNAECKKWAGVAEKAKDEVKERNKLIEELRTDAVEKDTRIDHLQKMNDELNARLSKAKEDAVAEFKSSKEYTDTLDRNYAAGFEDFRMDAIENFPEVDFNAIKLNLAAATSSLLQTGSDDVNVEDDASTQPQDAPVVNAPPS; from the exons ATGGGTTTAAAGGAATTTGAACATTCAGGCGTCCATGACCTCTTCAAG GCCATGTCCAAGTTTATAGCAGCGTCTAGACAGGCAACAGAGCTGGACAAGACGAGAGTCTTGTTGGAGACGAGGATTCAGCAGGTGAATGCTGAGTGTAAAAAATGGGCTGGGGTTGCTGAAAAAGCTAAGGACGAGGTCAAGGAACGTAACAAGCTGATTGAGGAGCTAAGGACGGATGCAGTGGAGAAGGATACGCGCATTGATCATTTGCAGAAGATGAATGATGAATTGAATGCTCGTCTCTCCAAGGCAAAAGAGGACGCTGTGGCTGAGTTCAAGTCGTCCAAAGAATATACAGACACTTTGGATCGCAATTATGCAGCTGGTTTTGAAGATTTCAGAATGGACGCTATTGAGAACTTCCCTGAAGttgattttaatgcaatcaAGCTTAACCTTGCTGCTGCCACAAGCTCTCTTCTCCAGACTGGCTCTGATGACGTCAACGTGGAAGACGATGCTAGTACCCAGCCTCAGGACGCACCAGTTGTGAATGCTCCCCCTTCTTAG
- the LOC115980140 gene encoding uncharacterized protein LOC115980140 → MAPLLSPSVEGEELYLYLAVTPHAVSSALIREEDKVQRPVYYTSKALKGAEGRYPQMEKLAFALITASRKLRHYFQAHVINVMTDHPLKKAMNRPEAAGRLIQWAVELSEFDIRYLPRHAIKAQALADFIAEFTPSHNETEDSKRWIVHVDGSSTRHAGGIGVVLQSPEGDKLKHKVRLQYQATNNEVEYEALLKGLELAKSVEAKSICVMGDSQLIMGQVNGTYEAKEERMKKYLGRVMRLVKRFEKADFVQIPREENVEADTIAKEASADESLEKSDEVQYVPSIDAQEVQQVDNKENWMTPIISYLKDGQLPEEKDEARKVRVRSARYVLMNGVLYKRVPAIQQRPQATIGIPHPNGGTVALRTMGTGHFGSLPFGSKADEVSSGGHRLLHQMGGGRTVGKYHATECEKLRVEEHRMQIWSAEGIGV, encoded by the exons ATGGCACCGCTGCTGAGTCCATCAGTGGAAGGAGAGGAACTATATTTGTACCTAGCAGTAACCCCGCACGCCGTGAGCTCGGCATTGATAAGAGAGGAGGATAAAGTGCAAAGACCTGTGTACTATACAAGCAAGGCATTGAAAGGAGCGGAAGGACGGTATCCGCAAATGGAGAAGTTGGCCTTCGCACTAATCACAGCATCACGGAAGCTgaggcattatttccaagcacatgtcATTAATGTTATGACAGATCATCCTCTTAAAAAGGCAATGAATAGGCCGGAAGCTGCAGGACGATTAATCCAGTGGGCTGTGGAGCTAAGTGAGTTCGATATCAGGTATCTACCAAGGCATGCCATTAAagctcaagccctagcagattttATTGCGGAGTTTACCCCAAGTCATAACGAAACAGAGGACAGTAAGAGATGGATCGTTCATGTGGATGGTTCGTCCACACGGCATGCAGGAGGAATTGGTGTGGTCCTGCAGTCCCCAGAGGGAGATAAACTGAAACATAAAGTCCGTCTACAGTACCAAGCGACAAACAATGAAGTCGAATATGAAGCCCTTctcaaagggctagaattggcAAAGTCCGTGGAAGCAAAGTCCATATGTGTCATGGGGGATTCCCAACTGATCATGGGGCAAGTGAATGGGACGTATGAGGCGAAGGAAGAACGAATGAAGAAGTATCTTGGTAGGGTGATGCGCCTTGTGAAAAGGTTTGAAAAAGCTGacttcgttcaaatcccaagggaggagaacgtGGAAGCTGATACTATAGCTAAGGAGGCCTCAGCAGACGAATCATTAGAGAAGTCAGACGAAGTTCAATATGTGCCAAGTATAGATGCCCAGGAAGTACAGCAGGTTGATAAcaaagaaaattggatgactccCATTATATCCTATTTGAAAGACGGACAACTACCAGAAGAAAAGGACGAGGCCAGAAAGGTGAGGGTGAGGTCAGCTAGATACGTCCTTATGAATGGAGTtctatacaagagag TGCCAGCGATTCAGCAACGTCCCCAGGCAACCATCGGAATACCTCACCCCAATGGTGGCACCGTGGcccttcgcacaatggggactggacattTTGGGTCCCTTCCCTTTGGGAGTAAGGCAGATGAAGTTTCTAGTGGTGGGcatcgattacttcaccaaatgggtggaggcagaACCGTTGGCAAATATCACGCAACAGAATGTGAAAAActtcgtgtggaagaacatcGTATGCAGATTTGGAGTGCCGAAGGTATTGGTGTCTGA
- the LOC115980141 gene encoding F-box protein At5g49610-like, translating to MVTLCNDVLVDIFSRLPITCLFQLKCVCQRFNQVINSISSDPKLLPTHDALDLGSVHGFFHFSCRSPQNIRYLSLHPQQQYPIDNISVSSIHSSSHQIVDSCNGLLLLNFVKTNLFTLCNPTTKKHRYIVKPENWSPNPKQNIGLAYNDRSSTSMISNNHCQLVFVYKMRNPLRGTEIYGFRTFSSNANAWRRVDSGLVCQSGEFVKHGQAVYFNESLHWMRKSGDVIVFHTKENKPRIMRKSHLLGEFKDDMWFGVTNGSINIVHVTKTEVVILALHDYVNGVWKRVRFKTNHWSLKMLCDFCPIFFDGEWIVLQSHGNFLNQFFSYNIRLCEWKKIGDFTDSNDGIHECIPFIPSLAWLDTTSEALNNNFLEENYSNGRYDHFWPMILGTRKRARVNSQVPSDSRSKRVIRTPARFDDYWSDFL from the coding sequence ATGGTCACACTATGTAACGATGTCCTTGTTGACATCTTTTCACGTTTACCAATCACATGTTTGTTCCAGTTGAAGTGCGTTTGTCAACGTTTTAATCAAGTCATCAATTCCATCTCCTCTGATCCTAAGTTGTTGCCAACACATGATGCTCTGGACCTCGGATCTGTGCATGGTTTCTTTCACTTTTCGTGTCGTAGTCCACAAAACATAAGGTATCTTTCTCTTCATCCTCAACAACAATACCCCATTGACAATATTTCTGTCAGCTCTATTCATTCTTCTTCACATCAAATTGTTGATTCTTGTAATGGCCTTCTTTTACTCAATTTTGTGAAAACCAATCTCTTTACTCTTTGTAACCCAACAACAAAGAAACACAGATATATTGTGAAACCAGAAAATTGGTCTCCAAACCCAAAGCAAAATATTGGGTTGGCTTATAATGATCGTTCTAGTACTTCGATGATTTCCAATAATCATTGCCAGTTGGTTTTTGTTTATAAGATGAGGAATCCATTACGTGGAACGGAAATTTATGGATTTAGAACATTCTCATCTAATGCGAATGCATGGAGACGAGTGGACTCTGGACTAGTGTGTCAATCAGGTGAGTTTGTCAAACATGGTCAAGCGGTTTACTTCAATGAATCTTTGCATTGGATGAGAAAGTCTGGTGATGTTATTGTGTTTCATACAAAGGAAAACAAGCCAAGAATTATGAGGAAGTCCCATCTCCTCGGTGAGTTCAAAGATGACATGTGGTTTGGAGTCACAAACGGTTCAATCAATATAGTACATGTTACAAAGACAGAGGTGGTCATCTTGGCACTCCATGATTATGTAAATGGCGTATGGAAGCGTGTTCGATTCAAAACCAATCATTGGTCACTAAAGATGTTGTGTGACTTCTGTCCCATCTTTTTTGATGGGGAGTGGATTGTTTTGCAGAGCCATGgaaattttttgaatcaatttttttcgTATAATATCAGGTTGTGTGAATGGAAGAAGATAGGAGATTTTACAGATTCAAATGATGGAATTCACGAGTGCATTCCTTTTATACCTTCTTTAGCATGGTTGGACACTACCAGTGAGGCattgaataataattttctaGAAGAAAATTACTCCAATGGCAGATATGACCACTTTTGGCCTATGATTTTGGGAACAAGAAAAAGAGCAAGAGTAAATTCTCAAGTTCCATCAGACAGCAGATCAAAAAGAGTGATCCGAACACCAGCACGGTTTGATGATTATTGGAGTGATTTTCTTTGA
- the LOC115979310 gene encoding uncharacterized protein LOC115979310 encodes MSSLLQLQQRTSLWKSSAHIRRRYSSEALESGFPKPDPKYDETILAIPRSKSGTNISTKERKAGRVPAILFEQEDGQHGGNKRLISVRTTQIRKLVNHLGRSFFLSRVFDLELRSPAFDEYDDILEKVRVLPRLIHLHSATDAPLNVTFIRAPSNALLKVDIPIVYRGEDISPGLRKGAYLNTIKRTVKYLCPADVIPPFIDVDLSELDVGQKLVMGDLKVHPALKLLQSKEEPVCKIMGARVSDQKKSK; translated from the exons ATGTCGTCTCTCCTCCAACTCCAACAACGCACCTCATTGTGGAAATCCTCCGCCCACATACGGCGGCGATACAGCAGCGAAGCCCTGGAATCCGGATTCCCCAAACCGGACCCAAAGTACGACGAGACAATCCTGGCGATCCCCCGGTCCAAGTCCGGAACCAACATCTCCACCAAGGAGCGCAAGGCCGGCCGCGTCCCCGCCATCCTCTTCGAGCAGGAGGACGGCCAGCACGGCGGCAACAAGCGCCTCATTTCCGTCCGGACCACCCAGATCCGAAAGCTCGTCAACCACCTCGGCCGCTCCTTCTTCCTCTCCAGAGTCTTTGACCTCGAACTCAGGTCCCCTGCTTTTGACGAGTACGACGATATCCTCGAGAAGGTCCGCGTTTTGCCCCGCTTG ATTCATCTGCACTCAGCGACAGATGCACCACTCAATGTTACATTCATAAGGGCCCCCTCAAATGCTTTGTTGAAAGTTGATATTCCTATCGTTTACAGAGGAGAAGATATATCCCCTGGACTAAGGAAAG GGGCTTATTTGAATACCATCAAACGAACCGTTAAGTATCTTTGTCCGGCTGATGTCATCCCTCCTTTTATTGATGTTGATCTGAGTGAGTTGGACGTGGGCCAAAAGTTGGTAATGGGAGACCTAAAGGTTCATCCAGCCTTGAAGCTTCTTCAGTCAAAAGAAGAGCCTGTTTGTAAGATTATGGGAGCTAGGGTTTctgatcaaaagaaatctaaataa